In one Gossypium hirsutum isolate 1008001.06 chromosome D09, Gossypium_hirsutum_v2.1, whole genome shotgun sequence genomic region, the following are encoded:
- the LOC107929762 gene encoding tropinone reductase-like 1 — protein MSQKRLEGKVAIITGGASGIGASAVHVFHENGAKVVIADIQDCKGQALANQLGENVAFIHCDVSNEDDICNLIDTTISKHGKLDIMYNNAGIMDRPTSGGILDAKKSDLEKMFQVNTIGAFLGAKHAARVMIPQRKGCILFTASACTSIAGLASHTYAATKYGILGLAKNLTPDLGQYGIRVNCISPYGVVTGFPGITEEQRSIVELKLSNMGNLKGEILKPECVAKAALYLASEEANYVSGVNLLVDGGYSAVNPTMFKFANLVN, from the exons ATGTCTCAGAAGAG GCTTGAAGGCAAGGTGGCAATTATAACAGGTGGCGCCAGTGGGATTGGAGCAAGTGCTGTGCATGTTTTCCATGAAAATGGTGCCAAGGTGGTCATTGCTGATATCCAAGATTGCAAAGGCCAAGCCCTCGCCAACCAGCTTGGCGAAAATGTTGCCTTCATCCATTGTGATGTCTCAAATGAAGATGACATCTGCAATCTTATCGACACCACCATCTCCAAACATGGAAAACTGGACATTATGTACAACAATGCAGGCATCATGGACCGCCCAACAAGCGGAGGGATTTTGGATGCTAAAAAATCAGACCTGGAAAAGATGTTTCAAGTCAACACCATCGGCGCTTTCCTTGGAGCCAAACATGCAGCAAGGGTTATGATACCCCAACGTAAAGGTTGCATTCTCTTCACTGCCAGTGCTTGCACTTCGATTGCAGGGCTTGCATCTCACACTTACGCAGCAACAAAGTATGGGATTCTGGGGCTGGCTAAGAACTTGACGCCTGATTTGGGGCAATACGGCATAAGAGTAAATTGTATCTCGCCTTATGGAGTGGTAACTGGCTTTCCAGGGATTACCGAAGAACAGAGATCCATTGTGGAACTGAAACTGAGCAACATGGGCAATCTAAAGGGTGAAATTCTTAAGCCAGAATGTGTAGCCAAGGCTGCACTATACCTGGCTAGTGAAGAAGCAAATTATGTGAGTGGAGTCAATCTCCTGGTCGATGGAGGGTACAGTGCTGTGAATCCAACCATGTTCAAGTTTGCGAACCTTGTTAATTAA